In the Ignavibacteriota bacterium genome, one interval contains:
- a CDS encoding DUF1684 domain-containing protein yields MSKRVVVVFVVCVVLFGCQKKEQTSQWSTEDSLRIVNEIIAHRQEAELFFKNHSDSPFNQDTAAHFSGIKWFEPDVRFYFTSRLYKNNTSEQVKVLGTKGEERKYLKYGYFKIELGDEEFNLNVYKDANAASNYLSVWFTDETTGKETYEVGRYVEIGNEVADPNYKYTIDFNKAFNPYCAYSAKYSCAVPRREDFLPFAIRAGERKYH; encoded by the coding sequence ATGAGTAAACGTGTTGTGGTTGTATTCGTAGTGTGTGTTGTATTGTTCGGTTGTCAGAAAAAGGAACAGACAAGTCAATGGTCAACAGAGGATAGTCTTCGGATTGTGAATGAGATTATCGCTCACCGTCAGGAAGCAGAATTATTTTTCAAGAATCATTCCGATTCTCCGTTCAATCAGGATACCGCGGCTCATTTTTCCGGCATCAAATGGTTCGAGCCGGATGTTCGATTTTATTTCACATCAAGATTGTACAAGAATAATACATCAGAACAAGTAAAAGTGCTTGGGACAAAAGGTGAGGAACGGAAGTATCTGAAGTATGGATACTTCAAGATTGAATTAGGGGATGAAGAGTTCAACCTGAACGTCTATAAAGATGCAAATGCGGCGAGTAATTATTTATCGGTCTGGTTTACCGATGAAACGACCGGGAAGGAAACGTACGAAGTCGGTCGGTATGTTGAAATCGGGAATGAAGTTGCAGACCCGAATTACAAGTACACAATTGATTTTAACAAAGCATTCAACCCGTACTGTGCTTACAGCGCGAAGTACAGTTGTGCCGTTCCGAGACGGGAGGATTTTTTGCCGTTCGCAATTCGAGCAGGAGAGAGAAAGTACCACTAA
- a CDS encoding NTP transferase domain-containing protein yields MLAVIPVAGVGSRLRPHTYSLPKVLLNVAGKPIIGHILDKIIADGFTEATIIVGYMGEKIKEYVHANYSIKVDFIEQEERKGLAHAIHLAKGTLTDEPFLIILGDTIFDVDLKPVITSEHTSIGVKYVEDPRRFGITELREGFVSKFIEKPEHPTSNFAIVGLYWIKNPKLLEQCIDELLAKDIRTRGEYQLTDALQLMMERGDKIKTFQVDGWYDCGKPETLLSTNRHLLDKQQAVYNLDGVVVVPPVYISNKAKITHSVIGPYATIAANTVVADSVIRNSIVSEDAQVFRSLLDNSIIGNHAMVKGGFKRINVGDSSEIDFY; encoded by the coding sequence ATGCTTGCTGTAATTCCCGTCGCCGGAGTCGGTAGCCGACTCCGTCCGCACACCTATTCTCTTCCCAAAGTTCTTCTCAATGTCGCCGGCAAGCCAATCATCGGTCACATCCTTGATAAAATTATTGCTGATGGATTTACCGAAGCAACAATCATCGTCGGATACATGGGAGAAAAAATCAAAGAATATGTTCATGCGAATTATTCCATCAAAGTTGATTTCATAGAACAGGAAGAACGGAAGGGGTTGGCTCATGCGATTCATCTAGCAAAAGGAACGCTGACCGACGAACCGTTTCTCATCATCCTAGGCGATACAATTTTTGATGTTGACCTCAAGCCGGTGATTACAAGCGAACACACTTCGATTGGAGTGAAGTATGTTGAAGACCCGCGCCGGTTCGGCATCACAGAGTTGCGCGAAGGATTTGTCTCGAAGTTTATTGAGAAGCCGGAACATCCGACAAGTAACTTTGCAATTGTCGGTTTATATTGGATTAAAAATCCGAAATTACTTGAGCAATGTATTGATGAGTTGCTTGCAAAAGATATTCGGACAAGAGGAGAGTATCAACTCACTGATGCGTTGCAACTGATGATGGAACGTGGCGACAAAATTAAAACATTTCAGGTTGATGGCTGGTACGATTGTGGAAAGCCGGAAACACTTCTCTCTACCAATCGTCATCTGCTCGATAAACAACAAGCCGTGTACAATCTTGATGGCGTTGTTGTTGTTCCGCCCGTGTATATTTCCAACAAAGCAAAGATTACTCATTCGGTCATCGGTCCGTACGCAACCATCGCGGCAAACACCGTTGTTGCAGATTCGGTGATTCGTAACTCCATCGTCAGTGAAGATGCGCAGGTGTTTCGTTCGTTGCTTGATAATTCGATTATCGGAAATCATGCAATGGTGAAAGGCGGATTCAAGCGTATTAACGTTGGCGATTCTTCAGAAATAGATTTTTATTAA
- a CDS encoding methionine adenosyltransferase: protein MSYLFTSESVSEGHPDKVCDQISDAVLDALFEQDNTSRVACESFVTTGLALVGGEVTTKGYVDVQKIVRNVIKDIGYTEAGVGFDADSCSVLSALHSQSPDIAMGVDKGGAGDQGMMFGYACTETPELMPMPIMYSHQLVKRLADIRKKENGLMPYLRPDAKSQVTIEYDNKKPVRVHTVVVSTQHAPKILQKKIKEDVIENVVKKVIPASMLDKKTRYFVNPTGMFEIGGPHGDSGLTGRKIIVDTYGGRAPHGGGAFSGKDPTKVDRSAAYASRHIAKNIVAAGLATECLIQVAYAIGVKEPVSIHVNTYNTGRIPDHELEKIVKEHAVEGGAMDLTPRGIISRLDLRRPIYRKTAAYGHFGRNEKEFTWEKLDLVKVLQRAVR, encoded by the coding sequence ATGTCTTACCTGTTTACTTCCGAATCAGTCTCGGAAGGACATCCCGATAAAGTTTGTGACCAGATTTCCGATGCAGTGCTTGACGCGCTGTTTGAACAAGATAACACTTCACGCGTAGCGTGCGAGAGTTTTGTTACGACCGGACTTGCGCTTGTTGGCGGTGAAGTAACAACGAAAGGATACGTTGACGTTCAGAAAATTGTCCGCAATGTTATCAAAGATATTGGCTACACCGAAGCCGGTGTCGGTTTCGATGCAGATTCATGTTCGGTGCTTTCGGCGCTTCACTCACAATCTCCCGATATTGCAATGGGAGTTGACAAAGGGGGCGCAGGAGACCAAGGAATGATGTTCGGGTACGCATGTACGGAAACACCGGAACTCATGCCGATGCCGATAATGTATTCGCATCAGTTAGTAAAGCGTCTTGCCGATATTAGGAAAAAAGAGAACGGGTTGATGCCGTACCTCAGACCGGATGCAAAATCTCAGGTGACAATTGAGTATGATAACAAAAAGCCTGTTCGTGTTCATACCGTTGTTGTTTCAACACAGCACGCGCCGAAAATTTTGCAAAAGAAAATCAAAGAAGATGTTATCGAGAATGTTGTAAAGAAAGTGATTCCCGCGAGCATGCTTGATAAAAAGACGCGGTACTTTGTCAACCCGACGGGAATGTTTGAAATTGGCGGTCCGCACGGCGATAGCGGATTGACGGGAAGAAAAATAATTGTTGATACATACGGCGGACGCGCACCGCACGGTGGCGGCGCTTTCTCCGGTAAAGACCCGACGAAAGTTGACCGGAGCGCGGCATACGCATCGCGGCACATTGCAAAAAATATTGTTGCCGCCGGACTCGCAACAGAATGTTTGATTCAGGTCGCGTACGCAATCGGTGTAAAAGAACCGGTTTCGATACATGTCAATACATACAACACAGGAAGAATTCCCGACCACGAATTAGAAAAGATTGTGAAAGAACATGCGGTCGAAGGAGGAGCGATGGATTTAACTCCCCGCGGCATCATCTCCCGGCTCGACCTCCGTCGCCCGATTTACAGAAAAACTGCCGCATACGGTCACTTCGGACGAAACGAAAAAGAATTTACATGGGAAAAACTTGACCTTGTGAAAGTGTTGCAGAGAGCAGTTCGTTGA
- a CDS encoding four helix bundle protein codes for MEAERPKYGFEELEVYKSAREFRAKMYALTKELPAHEKFNLVSQIRRASVSLTNNIAEGHGRFHYQENIQFIRQSRGSLEELIDDLNICHDEKYIDESKIIELKNEAYTLLKRINGYIVYLQNQKRQQNE; via the coding sequence ATGGAAGCAGAGCGACCAAAATATGGATTTGAAGAATTAGAAGTTTACAAAAGTGCAAGGGAATTCCGAGCTAAAATGTATGCTTTAACGAAGGAACTCCCAGCACATGAAAAATTCAACCTTGTGTCACAAATCAGACGAGCATCGGTTTCACTCACAAATAACATAGCAGAAGGTCATGGACGATTTCACTATCAGGAAAATATTCAATTTATCAGACAGTCACGCGGTTCGCTTGAGGAATTAATAGATGATTTGAATATATGCCATGATGAAAAATATATTGACGAAAGTAAAATCATAGAACTAAAAAATGAAGCATACACATTGTTGAAAAGAATAAATGGATATATTGTCTATCTTCAAAATCAAAAGCGACAACAAAACGAATAA
- a CDS encoding adenosylhomocysteinase, with translation MDNKPGHYKVKNLKLAAEGKKLIAWAESRMPVLMALREKYKRTKPLKGYRIAGCLHVTKETAVLVKTFVDAGAKVSWSGCNPLSTNDAVSASLAADGISIFAWHGMSVKEFYWCIEETLKIKPNLTLDDGADLIFTIHNKHPEFAEKYVIGGTEETTTGVHRLRAMAADGALKYPVIAVNDAETKWDFDNVYGTGQSTLDGILRATSILLAGKNVVVAGYGHCGRGVAMRAKGLGANVIVTEIKATTALKATLDGMRVMTMDEAAKVGDVFITATGVKDIIVARHFKKMKHGAIVCNTGHYDCEVNLVDLQGISKEVKDVRPNNEEYVMNDGKSVFVLAKGRLVNLAAAEGHPSEVMDMSFANQFMSQLRLAEAHKQGKKLENKVYDISAEQDQEIAGVKLATMGIKIDKLTAAQSKYMNDYSAGT, from the coding sequence ATGGACAACAAACCAGGACACTACAAAGTAAAAAATCTCAAACTCGCAGCGGAAGGAAAGAAACTTATCGCATGGGCGGAATCAAGAATGCCGGTCTTGATGGCATTGCGCGAGAAGTATAAAAGAACAAAGCCGCTGAAAGGGTATCGCATCGCGGGATGCTTGCACGTAACGAAAGAAACAGCCGTGCTTGTCAAAACATTTGTTGATGCAGGTGCGAAAGTCAGTTGGAGCGGGTGCAATCCTCTTTCCACAAACGATGCTGTTTCTGCTTCGCTTGCGGCGGACGGAATTTCCATTTTCGCATGGCATGGAATGTCGGTGAAGGAATTTTATTGGTGCATCGAAGAGACATTGAAAATCAAACCGAATTTAACGCTCGATGATGGCGCCGATTTGATTTTTACTATTCACAACAAACATCCTGAGTTTGCAGAAAAGTATGTCATCGGCGGAACGGAAGAAACGACAACAGGCGTTCATCGGCTTCGTGCGATGGCGGCGGATGGCGCGTTGAAATATCCGGTCATTGCCGTGAACGATGCAGAGACAAAATGGGATTTTGACAATGTGTATGGAACGGGACAATCAACACTCGATGGAATTCTTCGCGCAACAAGTATTTTACTTGCGGGTAAGAATGTTGTGGTTGCCGGTTACGGACATTGCGGACGCGGAGTTGCAATGCGTGCAAAAGGTCTCGGAGCGAATGTCATTGTTACGGAAATAAAAGCAACGACCGCTTTGAAGGCAACGCTCGACGGAATGAGAGTGATGACAATGGATGAAGCGGCAAAAGTTGGTGATGTATTTATCACTGCAACAGGTGTGAAGGATATTATCGTTGCACGGCATTTCAAAAAGATGAAACATGGCGCAATTGTTTGTAACACCGGACACTACGATTGCGAAGTAAACTTGGTTGATTTGCAAGGAATATCGAAAGAAGTGAAAGACGTTCGACCGAACAATGAAGAATATGTGATGAACGATGGGAAGAGCGTATTCGTTCTTGCAAAAGGTCGGCTTGTCAATCTTGCCGCTGCAGAAGGACATCCATCGGAAGTGATGGACATGTCGTTTGCAAATCAATTCATGTCGCAGTTACGCTTGGCAGAAGCACATAAGCAAGGAAAGAAACTCGAAAATAAAGTCTATGATATTTCCGCCGAACAAGACCAGGAAATAGCCGGAGTAAAACTTGCAACCATGGGAATAAAGATTGACAAACTCACTGCCGCACAAAGTAAATATATGAATGATTACAGCGCGGGGACGTGA
- a CDS encoding PIN domain-containing protein — protein sequence MKVFLDTSAFLAVLDEDDENHESATNTWNELITNDKILITSNYIIVETLALAQHRFGLESVRVFQEDIYPLLQIVWMDKLTHEQAINNLLTFSRRKLSYVDCTSFQVMRELSIEGVFCFDEHFVEQGFTVVIHS from the coding sequence GTGAAGGTGTTTTTGGATACTTCTGCTTTTCTCGCAGTATTAGATGAAGATGATGAAAACCATGAATCGGCAACGAATACCTGGAACGAACTTATTACAAACGACAAAATTCTCATAACATCAAATTATATTATTGTTGAGACATTAGCGTTAGCCCAGCATCGCTTCGGACTGGAATCAGTACGAGTATTTCAAGAGGATATTTATCCCTTACTCCAAATAGTATGGATGGATAAACTCACTCATGAACAAGCAATAAATAATTTACTTACTTTTTCACGCCGCAAACTAAGTTATGTTGATTGTACCAGTTTCCAGGTAATGCGTGAATTAAGTATAGAAGGTGTATTCTGTTTCGATGAACATTTTGTTGAACAAGGATTTACTGTTGTAATTCATTCATAA
- a CDS encoding glycosyltransferase family 2 protein: protein MTLSVIIPIYNERATVLELVRRVQAVDFPKEIILVDDYSTDGTREILKQFEQDKPAGIKFLYHEINKGKGAAFRTGTTVVAGDIVVVQDADLEYDPNDYYKLLKPILDGRADVVFGSRFVGSEEHRVLYFWHYMGNKFLTLFINMVTNLNLSDMETCYKMIRADVLKKISLQENRFGFDPEFTAKVAKLKCRIYEVGVSYSGRDYAQGKKITWKDGVRVLWCIVKYGL from the coding sequence ATGACTCTCTCCGTTATCATTCCGATTTACAACGAACGTGCAACCGTTCTTGAACTTGTCCGCCGCGTGCAGGCTGTAGATTTTCCGAAAGAAATTATCCTTGTTGATGATTACTCAACCGACGGGACAAGAGAAATCCTGAAACAGTTCGAGCAAGATAAACCTGCAGGCATCAAATTTCTCTACCATGAAATCAACAAAGGAAAAGGTGCGGCATTCAGAACCGGAACAACCGTTGTCGCGGGAGATATTGTCGTTGTGCAGGATGCCGACCTCGAATACGACCCGAACGATTACTACAAACTCCTCAAACCAATTCTCGACGGCCGCGCAGATGTGGTGTTCGGTTCACGCTTTGTCGGTAGTGAAGAACATCGAGTGCTATACTTCTGGCATTACATGGGAAATAAATTTCTCACGCTCTTCATCAACATGGTTACCAATCTCAACCTCAGCGATATGGAAACATGTTACAAAATGATTCGCGCCGATGTGTTGAAAAAGATATCCCTTCAGGAAAACCGTTTCGGCTTCGACCCGGAGTTTACCGCTAAGGTTGCCAAACTCAAATGCAGAATTTATGAAGTCGGCGTTTCCTACAGCGGACGTGATTATGCTCAGGGAAAGAAAATTACGTGGAAAGATGGGGTGCGAGTGTTGTGGTGTATTGTGAAGTATGGGCTGTAA